The following proteins come from a genomic window of Haliaeetus albicilla chromosome 23, bHalAlb1.1, whole genome shotgun sequence:
- the TAF1 gene encoding transcription initiation factor TFIID subunit 1 isoform X3, which yields MSDSESEEEGDGGRAEPFSLTGFLFGNINEAGQLEGDSVLDKESKKHLAGLGVLGLGNLITEITASEEDSPETDGAHLDEEGWVKSTEDAVDYSDINEVAEDESRRYKQAMGSLQPVRRPGSVTALAVEDEDEDDYDADCEDIDSKLMPPPPPPPVPGKKEDEKDAAATVSEDGDGIILPSIIAPSSAASDKVDFSSSSDSESEMGPQEARQAESKEGKLTLPLAGIMQRDATKQLPSVTELFPEFRPGKVLRFLRLFGPGKNVPSVWRSARRKRKKKHRELAQEVQIQEGEVVVESGMEGKSPWEYEFAAPPPPEQCLSDDEITMMAPVESKFSQSTGDIDKVADTKPKVAEWRYGPAQLWYDMLGIPEDGSGFDYGFKLKEKKEQEVKGHTDEGDAGLMDEKDDLLADEHFLMVTQLQWEDDVIWNGEDVKHKGTKTQRASLAGWLPSSMTRNATAYNAQQGLNRSGSLLNPPIPLAQKPNVAGVLGIAKGKEKQAPEQQVSLDEDKPWYSIFPIDNEELVYGRWEDNIIWDDQAMETYLDPPVLTLDPNDENIILEIPDEKEEMTLNSPSKENKKESSLKKSRILLGKTGVIKEEPQQNMSQPEVKDPWNLSNDEFYYPKQQGLRGTFGGNIIQHSIPAVELRQPFFPTHMGPMKLRQFHRPPLKKYSFGALSQPGPHAVQPLLKHIKKKAKMREQERQASGGGEMFFMRTPQDLTGKDGDLILAEYSEENAPLMMQVGMATKIKNYYKRKPGKDPGAPDCKYGETVYCHTSPFLGSLHPGQLLQAFENNLFRAPIYLHKMPETDFLIIRTRQGYYVRELVDIFVVGQECPLYEVPGPNSKRANTHIRDFLQVFIYRLFWKSRDRPRRIRMEDIKKAFPSHSESSIRKRLKLCADFKRTGMDSNWWVLKPDFRLPTEEEIRAMVSPEQCCAYYSMIAAEQRLKDAGYGEKSFFAPEEENEEDFQMKIDDEVRTAPWNTTRAFIAAMKGKCLLEVTGVADPTGCGEGFSYVKIPNKPTQQKDDKEPQPVKKTVTGTDADLRRLSLKNAKQLLRKFGVPEEEIKKLSRWEVIDVVRTMSTEQARSGEGPMSKFARGSRFSVAEHQERYKEECQRIFDLQNKVLESTEILSTDTDSSSAEDSDFEEMGKNIENMLQNKKTSSQLSREREEQERKELQRMLLGEDSGNDKERGKKDRRDKKGLSSASGASANSHKDDDTASVTSLNSSATGRRLKIYRTFRDEDGKEYVRCETVRKPAVIDAYCRIRTTKDEEFIRKFALFDEQHREEMRKERRRIQEQLRRLKRNQEKEKLKGPPEKKPKKMKERPDLKLKCGACGAIGHMRTNKFCPLYYQTNAPPSNPVAMTEEQEEELEKTVIHNDNEELIKVEGTKIVLGKQLIESADEVRRKSLVLKFPKQQLPPKKKRRVGTTVHCDYLNRPHKSIHRRRTDPMVTLSSILEGIINDIRDLPNTYPFHTPVNPKVVKDYYKIITRPMDLQTLRENVRKRQYPSREEFREHLELIVKNSATYNGPKHSLTQISQSMLDLCDEKLKEKEDKLARLEKAINPLLDDDDQVAFSFILDNIVTQKMMAVPDSWPFHHPVNKKFVPDYYKVIANPMDLETIRKNISKHKYQNRDTFLDDVNLILANSIKYNGSDSQYTKTAQEIVNICYQTLAEYDEHLTQLERDISTAKEAALEEADLESLDPMTPGPYTPQMRQGRGRLGEEDSDVDIEGFDEDDDGKPKTPAPEVEDADGDLADEEEGSAQQTQASVLYEDLLMSDGEDDDDGSDEEGDNPFSSIQLSESGSDSDVEPNAVRPKQPHVLQENTRMGMDNEESMMSYEGDGGETSHVMEDSNISYGSYEEPDPKSNTRDTSFSSIGGYEISEEEEEEEQQRCGPSVLSQVHLSEDEEDSEDFHSIAGDSDLDSDE from the exons ATGTCAGACTCGGAGAGCGAGGAGGAGGGGGATGGCGGCCGCGCTGAGCCCTTCTCGCTGACTGGGTTTCTCTTCGGCAACATCAATGAGGCGGGGCAGCTGGAGGGGGACAGCGTCCTCGACAAG GAATCCAAGAAGCACCTGGCCGGGTTGGGTGTGCTGGGACTGGGCAACCTGATCACTGAGATCACAGCCAGCGAGGAGGACAGCCCGGAGACTGATGGAGCTCACCTGGATGAGGAAG gCTGGGTTAAGAGCACAGAAGATGCTGTTGATTATTCAGACATTAATGAAGTGGCAGAAGATGAGAGCCGTAGGTATAAGCAGGCAATGGGCAGCCTGCAGCCAGTTCGAAGACCAGGTAGTGTTACAGCTCTAGCTGTAGAAG atgaagatgaagatgaTTACGATGCTGACTGTGAAGATATTGATTCCAAGTTGAtgccgccaccaccaccacctccagtacctggaaagaaagaagatgaaaaggaTGCAGCTGCCACTG TATCTGAAGATGGAGACGGTATCATTTTGCCCTCCATCAttgctccttcctctgctgcctccGACAAGGTggatttcagcagcagctctgattCTGAGTCAGAGATGGGACCTCAAGAAGCCAGGCAGGCAGAATCCAAGGAAGGCAAACTCACACTTCCTCTTGCAGGAATCATGCAGCGAGATGCTACCAAACAGTTGCCAAGTGTTACAGAGCTCTTCCCGGAATTTCGACCAGGCAAG GTTCTGCGTTTCCTGCGTCTCTTTGGCCCTGGAAAGAATGTTCCATCGGTTTGGCGTAGTGCCCGAAGGAAACGCAAGAAGAAACATCGGGAGTTGGCACAAGAAGTGCAGATACAGGAGGGTGAAGTTGTAGTTGAGAGTGGAATGGAAGGAAAATCTCCTTGGGAGTATGAGTTTGCTGCTCCTCCCCCTCCTGAGCAGTGCCTTTCAGATGATGAG ATTACCATGATGGCACCTGTGGAATCAAAATTTTCCCAGTCAACTGGTGATATAGACAAAGTGGCAGACACAAAGCCTAAAGTGGCAGAGTGGCGCTAtggcccagcacagctctggtATGATATGCTGGGGATCCCTGAAGATGGCAGTGGATTTGATTATGGTTTcaagctgaaagagaagaaggagcaggaggtTAAAGGACACACAGATGAGGGG GATGCAGGGTTGATGGATGAGAAAGATGATCTGCTAGCTGATGAGCACTTCCTTATGGTGACACAGCTCCAATGGGAGGATGATGTTATCTGGAATGGAGAAGATGTCAAGCACAAAGGGACTAAGACACAGCGGGCAAGTTTGGCAGGCTGGCTGCCATCCAGCATGACTAGAAATGCCACTGCATACAATGCCCAACAAG gtTTGAACCGAAGCGGCTCTTTACTCAATCCACCAATTCCACTAGCACAGAAACCAAATGTAGCAGGAGTCCTAGGTATAGCAAAGGGCAAAGAAAAGCAGGCCCCTGAACAGCAAG TTTCCTTGGATGAAGACAAGCCCTGGTACTCTATTTTCCCAATTGATAATGAAGAGTTAGTGTATGGCCGTTGGGAAGACAATATCATCTGGGATGATCAGGCAATGGAAACCTACTTGGATCCCCCTGTCTTAACACTTGATCCAAATGATGAAAACATAATTCTAG AAATTCctgatgaaaaggaagaaatgactTTGAACTCTCCATCCAAGGAGAACAAGAAAGAATCTTCTCTAAAGAAGAGTCGAATCCTGTTGGGAAAAACAGGTGTCATCAAGGAAGAACCACAGCAG AACATGTCTCAGCCAGAGGTGAAGGATCCCTGGAACCTCTCCAATGATGAGTTTTACTACCCCAAACAGCAGGGACTTCGAGGAACCTTTGGAGGCAACATCATTCAG CACTCCATCCCAGCAGTGGAACTTCGCCAGCCATTCTTTCCCACCCATATGGGTCCTATGAAGCTCCGACAATTTCATCGGCCTCCCTTGAAGAAATATTCTTTTGGTGCCTTGTCCCAACCAGGACCCCACGCTGTGCAACCTCTGCTGAAGCacataaaaaagaaagccaag ATGAGAGAGCAGGAGCGTCAGGCTTCTGGTGGGGGCGAAATGTTCTTCATGCGCACACCACAGGACCTAACTGGCAAGGATGGAGATCTCATTCTTGCTGAATACAGTGAGGAAAATGCCCCTTTAATGATGCAGGTTGGCATGGcaacaaagattaaaaattacTACAAAAGG AAACCTGGTAAAGATCCGGGAGCTCCAGACTGTAAATACGGAGAGACTGTTTATTGTCACACTTCTCCATTCCTGGGTTCTCTGCATCCAGGCCAGTTACTGCAG GCATTTGAAAACAATCTTTTCCGGGCCCCTATCTATTTACATAAGATGCCTGAAACGGATTTCCTGATTATCCGGACACGACAAGGCTATTATGTTCGAGAATTAGTGGATATTTTTGTAGTTGGTCAGGAGTGCCCGCTTTATGAAGTACCTGGTCCCAACTCGAAAAGAGCTAACACCCATATCAGAGATTTTCTACAG GTTTTTATTTATCGCCtcttctggaaaagcagagaccGTCCTCGGAGAATTCGCATGGAGGATATCAAGAAGGCCTTTCCTTCACACTCGGAGAGTAGCATCCGAAAGCGGCTAAAGCTTTGTGCTGATTTCAAACGCACAG GGATGGACTCAAATTGGTGGGTTTTAAAGCCAGATTTCAGATTGCCAACAGAGGAAGAGATCAGAGCAATGGTATCCCCAGAACAGTGCTGTGCTTATTACAGCATGATTGCGGCTGAGCAGCGACTGAAG GATGCAGGTTATGGAGAGAAATCCTTTTTTGCGCCAGAAGAGGAGAATGAAGAGGATTTCCAAATGAAGATTGATGATGAG GTGCGCACAGCTCCATGGAACACCACACGAGCCTTCATTGCTGCTATGAAGGGCAAGTGCCTGCTAGAAGTGACAGGTGTAGCAGATCCTACCGGTTGTGGTGAAGGATTTTCTTATGTGAAGATTCCAAACAAACCAACTCAGCAGAAG GATGATAAAGAACCTCAGCCAGTGAAAAAGACAGTGACTGGGACAGACGCTGATCTGCGCCGTCTTTCTCTCAAAAATGCCAAACAGCTTCTGCGTAAATTTGGAGTGCCTGAAGAGGAG ATAAAGAAGCTGTCCCGTTGGGAAGTGATTGATGTGGTACGTACAATGTCTACAGAGCAGGCTCGTTCAGGGGAAGGTCCTATGAGCAAATTTGCACGTGGGTCTCGGTTTTCTGTAGCAGAACATCAGGAGAGATACAAAGAAGAGTGTCAGCGCATCTTTGATTTACAAAATAA AGTTCTGGAATCCACTGAGATCCTGTCAACAGACACAGATAGCAGCTCAGCTGAAGACAGTGACTttgaagaaatgggaaagaatATTGAGAATATGTTACAGAACAAGAAAACTAGTTCTCAGCTCTCTCgggaaagagaagagcaggAACGAAAGGAATTGCAAAGGATGCTTCTGGGAGAAGACAGTGGCAATGACAAAGAGAGGGGCAAAAAGGATAGAAGAGACAAAAAGGGGCTAT CATCAGCTTCAGGAGCCTCAGCAAACTCTCACAAAGATGATGACACTGCCTCTGTAACCAGCCTTAATTCCTCTGCCACTGGCCGCCGCCTCAAAATCTATCGCACGTTTAGAGATGAGGATGGGAAAGAATATGTGAGGTGCGAGACAGTTCGCAAGCCCGCTGTTATTGATGCCTACTGCCGAATACGGACTACCAAGGATGAAGAGTTCAT acGAAAGTTTGCTCTATTTGATGAACAGCACCGTGAGGAAATGCGGAAGGAGCGGCGCAGGATCCAGGAACAATTACGGCGGTTAAAACGGaaccaagaaaaagagaagctcAAGGGCCCTCCAGAAAAGAAGcccaagaaaatgaaagagcGTCCAGACTTGAAA ctgaaatGTGGAGCATGTGGTGCAATTGGCCATATGAGGACTAATAAGTTCTGCCCTCTTTACTACCAAACAAATGCCCCACCTTCTAATCCTGTTGCAAtgacagaggagcaggaggaagagctggaaaaaacagtCATTCACAATGATAATGAAGAACTCATCAAAGTAGAAGGAACAAAAATTGTCCTGGGAAAACAACTGATTGAGAG TGCGGATGAGGTTCGCAGGAAATCACTGGTCCTGAAGTTTCCTAAACAGCAGCTTCCTCCAAAGAAGAAGCGGCGAGTAGGGACAACCGTTCACTGTGATTATCTGAAT cGTCCTCATAAATCTATCCACCGACGGCGAACAGATCCCATGGTGACACTGTCATCCATCTTGGAGGGCATCATCAATGACATAAGGGATCTTCCTAAT ACATACCCCTTTCATACACCTGTAAATCCAAAAGTTGTCAAAGATTATTATAAGATTATTACTCGGCCCATGGATTTACAGACCCTGCGTGAAAATGTTCGTAAGCGACAGTACCCATCCAGAGAAGAGTTCAGAGAACATCTGGAACTAATTGTTAAGAACAGTGCTACATACAATG GGCCAAAGCACTCACTGACACAGATATCTCAGTCCATGCTGGACCTGTGTGATGAAAAGCTAAAAGAG AAGGAAGATAAACTGGCTCGATTAGAAAAAGCAATTAATCCCCTCCTGGATGATGATGATCAAGTGgccttttccttcattttggaTAACATTGTCACTCAAAAGATGATGGCAGTTCCAGAT tcTTGGCCATTTCATCATCCAGTTAACAAAAAGTTTGTTCCTGATTATTACAAAGTGATTGCTAATCCAATGGATCTGGAGACTATCCGCAAG AATATCTCCAAACACAAATACCAGAACAGAGACACTTTCCTGGATGATGTTAACCTCATCCTTGCCAACAGCATTAAGTACAATG GGTCAGACAGTCAGTACACAAAAACAGCCCAGGAGATTGTAAACATCTGTTACCAAACTTTAGCTGAG TATGATGAACACCTGACTCAACTTGAGAGAGACATCTCTACTGCTAAGGAAGCAGCACTAGAGGAGGCAGATCTGGAAAGTCTTGATCCTATGACCCCTGGTCCCTACACTCCACAG ATGCGCCAGGGGCGAGGTAGGCTGGGTGAGGAAGACTCTGACGTAGATATTGAAGGGTTTGATGAGGATGATGATGGGAAACCTAAGACTCCAGCCCCA GAAGTTGAAGATGCAGATGGTGACCTTGCTGATGAAGAAGAAGGATCAGCCCAGCAGACGCAGGCCAGTGTCCTCTATGAAGATTTGCTCATGTCAGATGGAGAGGACGATGATGATGGGAGTGATGAAGAGGGAGATAATCCTTTCTCAT CTATCCAACTGAGTGAGAGTGGCAGCGACTCAGATGTGGAGCCCAATGCAGTGAGACCTAAACAACCTCATGTTCTTCAAGAGAACACACGAATGGGCATGGACAATGAAGAAAGCATGATGTCGTATGAAGGAGATGGTGGGGAGACATCTCATGTTATGGAGGACAGTAATATCAG ttATGGCAGCTACGAAGAACCAGACCCAAAGTCCAACACAAGAGATACTAGTTTCAGCAGTATTGGAGGGTATGAGATctcagaagaggaggaggaggaagagcagcagcgCTGTGGGCCGAGTGTATTAAGTCAGGTCCATCTGTCTGAAGATGAAGAAGACAGTGAGGACTTTCATTCTATTGCAGGAGACAGTGACCTGGACTCAGATGAATAA
- the TAF1 gene encoding transcription initiation factor TFIID subunit 1 isoform X6 — MMAPVESKFSQSTGDIDKVADTKPKVAEWRYGPAQLWYDMLGIPEDGSGFDYGFKLKEKKEQEVKGHTDEGDAGLMDEKDDLLADEHFLMVTQLQWEDDVIWNGEDVKHKGTKTQRASLAGWLPSSMTRNATAYNAQQGLNRSGSLLNPPIPLAQKPNVAGVLGIAKGKEKQAPEQQVSLDEDKPWYSIFPIDNEELVYGRWEDNIIWDDQAMETYLDPPVLTLDPNDENIILEIPDEKEEMTLNSPSKENKKESSLKKSRILLGKTGVIKEEPQQNMSQPEVKDPWNLSNDEFYYPKQQGLRGTFGGNIIQHSIPAVELRQPFFPTHMGPMKLRQFHRPPLKKYSFGALSQPGPHAVQPLLKHIKKKAKMREQERQASGGGEMFFMRTPQDLTGKDGDLILAEYSEENAPLMMQVGMATKIKNYYKRKPGKDPGAPDCKYGETVYCHTSPFLGSLHPGQLLQAFENNLFRAPIYLHKMPETDFLIIRTRQGYYVRELVDIFVVGQECPLYEVPGPNSKRANTHIRDFLQVFIYRLFWKSRDRPRRIRMEDIKKAFPSHSESSIRKRLKLCADFKRTGMDSNWWVLKPDFRLPTEEEIRAMVSPEQCCAYYSMIAAEQRLKDAGYGEKSFFAPEEENEEDFQMKIDDEVRTAPWNTTRAFIAAMKGKCLLEVTGVADPTGCGEGFSYVKIPNKPTQQKDDKEPQPVKKTVTGTDADLRRLSLKNAKQLLRKFGVPEEEIKKLSRWEVIDVVRTMSTEQARSGEGPMSKFARGSRFSVAEHQERYKEECQRIFDLQNKVLESTEILSTDTDSSSAEDSDFEEMGKNIENMLQNKKTSSQLSREREEQERKELQRMLLGEDSGNDKERGKKDRRDKKGLSSASGASANSHKDDDTASVTSLNSSATGRRLKIYRTFRDEDGKEYVRCETVRKPAVIDAYCRIRTTKDEEFIRKFALFDEQHREEMRKERRRIQEQLRRLKRNQEKEKLKGPPEKKPKKMKERPDLKLKCGACGAIGHMRTNKFCPLYYQTNAPPSNPVAMTEEQEEELEKTVIHNDNEELIKVEGTKIVLGKQLIESADEVRRKSLVLKFPKQQLPPKKKRRVGTTVHCDYLNRPHKSIHRRRTDPMVTLSSILEGIINDIRDLPNTYPFHTPVNPKVVKDYYKIITRPMDLQTLRENVRKRQYPSREEFREHLELIVKNSATYNGPKHSLTQISQSMLDLCDEKLKEKEDKLARLEKAINPLLDDDDQVAFSFILDNIVTQKMMAVPDSWPFHHPVNKKFVPDYYKVIANPMDLETIRKNISKHKYQNRDTFLDDVNLILANSIKYNGSDSQYTKTAQEIVNICYQTLAEYDEHLTQLERDISTAKEAALEEADLESLDPMTPGPYTPQPPDLYDTNTSLSMSHDASVYQDESNLSAMDTPITTPEKRGTQMRQGRGRLGEEDSDVDIEGFDEDDDGKPKTPAPEVEDADGDLADEEEGSAQQTQASVLYEDLLMSDGEDDDDGSDEEGDNPFSSIQLSESGSDSDVEPNAVRPKQPHVLQENTRMGMDNEESMMSYEGDGGETSHVMEDSNISYGSYEEPDPKSNTRDTSFSSIGGYEISEEEEEEEQQRCGPSVLSQVHLSEDEEDSEDFHSIAGDSDLDSDE, encoded by the exons ATGATGGCACCTGTGGAATCAAAATTTTCCCAGTCAACTGGTGATATAGACAAAGTGGCAGACACAAAGCCTAAAGTGGCAGAGTGGCGCTAtggcccagcacagctctggtATGATATGCTGGGGATCCCTGAAGATGGCAGTGGATTTGATTATGGTTTcaagctgaaagagaagaaggagcaggaggtTAAAGGACACACAGATGAGGGG GATGCAGGGTTGATGGATGAGAAAGATGATCTGCTAGCTGATGAGCACTTCCTTATGGTGACACAGCTCCAATGGGAGGATGATGTTATCTGGAATGGAGAAGATGTCAAGCACAAAGGGACTAAGACACAGCGGGCAAGTTTGGCAGGCTGGCTGCCATCCAGCATGACTAGAAATGCCACTGCATACAATGCCCAACAAG gtTTGAACCGAAGCGGCTCTTTACTCAATCCACCAATTCCACTAGCACAGAAACCAAATGTAGCAGGAGTCCTAGGTATAGCAAAGGGCAAAGAAAAGCAGGCCCCTGAACAGCAAG TTTCCTTGGATGAAGACAAGCCCTGGTACTCTATTTTCCCAATTGATAATGAAGAGTTAGTGTATGGCCGTTGGGAAGACAATATCATCTGGGATGATCAGGCAATGGAAACCTACTTGGATCCCCCTGTCTTAACACTTGATCCAAATGATGAAAACATAATTCTAG AAATTCctgatgaaaaggaagaaatgactTTGAACTCTCCATCCAAGGAGAACAAGAAAGAATCTTCTCTAAAGAAGAGTCGAATCCTGTTGGGAAAAACAGGTGTCATCAAGGAAGAACCACAGCAG AACATGTCTCAGCCAGAGGTGAAGGATCCCTGGAACCTCTCCAATGATGAGTTTTACTACCCCAAACAGCAGGGACTTCGAGGAACCTTTGGAGGCAACATCATTCAG CACTCCATCCCAGCAGTGGAACTTCGCCAGCCATTCTTTCCCACCCATATGGGTCCTATGAAGCTCCGACAATTTCATCGGCCTCCCTTGAAGAAATATTCTTTTGGTGCCTTGTCCCAACCAGGACCCCACGCTGTGCAACCTCTGCTGAAGCacataaaaaagaaagccaag ATGAGAGAGCAGGAGCGTCAGGCTTCTGGTGGGGGCGAAATGTTCTTCATGCGCACACCACAGGACCTAACTGGCAAGGATGGAGATCTCATTCTTGCTGAATACAGTGAGGAAAATGCCCCTTTAATGATGCAGGTTGGCATGGcaacaaagattaaaaattacTACAAAAGG AAACCTGGTAAAGATCCGGGAGCTCCAGACTGTAAATACGGAGAGACTGTTTATTGTCACACTTCTCCATTCCTGGGTTCTCTGCATCCAGGCCAGTTACTGCAG GCATTTGAAAACAATCTTTTCCGGGCCCCTATCTATTTACATAAGATGCCTGAAACGGATTTCCTGATTATCCGGACACGACAAGGCTATTATGTTCGAGAATTAGTGGATATTTTTGTAGTTGGTCAGGAGTGCCCGCTTTATGAAGTACCTGGTCCCAACTCGAAAAGAGCTAACACCCATATCAGAGATTTTCTACAG GTTTTTATTTATCGCCtcttctggaaaagcagagaccGTCCTCGGAGAATTCGCATGGAGGATATCAAGAAGGCCTTTCCTTCACACTCGGAGAGTAGCATCCGAAAGCGGCTAAAGCTTTGTGCTGATTTCAAACGCACAG GGATGGACTCAAATTGGTGGGTTTTAAAGCCAGATTTCAGATTGCCAACAGAGGAAGAGATCAGAGCAATGGTATCCCCAGAACAGTGCTGTGCTTATTACAGCATGATTGCGGCTGAGCAGCGACTGAAG GATGCAGGTTATGGAGAGAAATCCTTTTTTGCGCCAGAAGAGGAGAATGAAGAGGATTTCCAAATGAAGATTGATGATGAG GTGCGCACAGCTCCATGGAACACCACACGAGCCTTCATTGCTGCTATGAAGGGCAAGTGCCTGCTAGAAGTGACAGGTGTAGCAGATCCTACCGGTTGTGGTGAAGGATTTTCTTATGTGAAGATTCCAAACAAACCAACTCAGCAGAAG GATGATAAAGAACCTCAGCCAGTGAAAAAGACAGTGACTGGGACAGACGCTGATCTGCGCCGTCTTTCTCTCAAAAATGCCAAACAGCTTCTGCGTAAATTTGGAGTGCCTGAAGAGGAG ATAAAGAAGCTGTCCCGTTGGGAAGTGATTGATGTGGTACGTACAATGTCTACAGAGCAGGCTCGTTCAGGGGAAGGTCCTATGAGCAAATTTGCACGTGGGTCTCGGTTTTCTGTAGCAGAACATCAGGAGAGATACAAAGAAGAGTGTCAGCGCATCTTTGATTTACAAAATAA AGTTCTGGAATCCACTGAGATCCTGTCAACAGACACAGATAGCAGCTCAGCTGAAGACAGTGACTttgaagaaatgggaaagaatATTGAGAATATGTTACAGAACAAGAAAACTAGTTCTCAGCTCTCTCgggaaagagaagagcaggAACGAAAGGAATTGCAAAGGATGCTTCTGGGAGAAGACAGTGGCAATGACAAAGAGAGGGGCAAAAAGGATAGAAGAGACAAAAAGGGGCTAT CATCAGCTTCAGGAGCCTCAGCAAACTCTCACAAAGATGATGACACTGCCTCTGTAACCAGCCTTAATTCCTCTGCCACTGGCCGCCGCCTCAAAATCTATCGCACGTTTAGAGATGAGGATGGGAAAGAATATGTGAGGTGCGAGACAGTTCGCAAGCCCGCTGTTATTGATGCCTACTGCCGAATACGGACTACCAAGGATGAAGAGTTCAT acGAAAGTTTGCTCTATTTGATGAACAGCACCGTGAGGAAATGCGGAAGGAGCGGCGCAGGATCCAGGAACAATTACGGCGGTTAAAACGGaaccaagaaaaagagaagctcAAGGGCCCTCCAGAAAAGAAGcccaagaaaatgaaagagcGTCCAGACTTGAAA ctgaaatGTGGAGCATGTGGTGCAATTGGCCATATGAGGACTAATAAGTTCTGCCCTCTTTACTACCAAACAAATGCCCCACCTTCTAATCCTGTTGCAAtgacagaggagcaggaggaagagctggaaaaaacagtCATTCACAATGATAATGAAGAACTCATCAAAGTAGAAGGAACAAAAATTGTCCTGGGAAAACAACTGATTGAGAG TGCGGATGAGGTTCGCAGGAAATCACTGGTCCTGAAGTTTCCTAAACAGCAGCTTCCTCCAAAGAAGAAGCGGCGAGTAGGGACAACCGTTCACTGTGATTATCTGAAT cGTCCTCATAAATCTATCCACCGACGGCGAACAGATCCCATGGTGACACTGTCATCCATCTTGGAGGGCATCATCAATGACATAAGGGATCTTCCTAAT ACATACCCCTTTCATACACCTGTAAATCCAAAAGTTGTCAAAGATTATTATAAGATTATTACTCGGCCCATGGATTTACAGACCCTGCGTGAAAATGTTCGTAAGCGACAGTACCCATCCAGAGAAGAGTTCAGAGAACATCTGGAACTAATTGTTAAGAACAGTGCTACATACAATG GGCCAAAGCACTCACTGACACAGATATCTCAGTCCATGCTGGACCTGTGTGATGAAAAGCTAAAAGAG AAGGAAGATAAACTGGCTCGATTAGAAAAAGCAATTAATCCCCTCCTGGATGATGATGATCAAGTGgccttttccttcattttggaTAACATTGTCACTCAAAAGATGATGGCAGTTCCAGAT tcTTGGCCATTTCATCATCCAGTTAACAAAAAGTTTGTTCCTGATTATTACAAAGTGATTGCTAATCCAATGGATCTGGAGACTATCCGCAAG AATATCTCCAAACACAAATACCAGAACAGAGACACTTTCCTGGATGATGTTAACCTCATCCTTGCCAACAGCATTAAGTACAATG GGTCAGACAGTCAGTACACAAAAACAGCCCAGGAGATTGTAAACATCTGTTACCAAACTTTAGCTGAG TATGATGAACACCTGACTCAACTTGAGAGAGACATCTCTACTGCTAAGGAAGCAGCACTAGAGGAGGCAGATCTGGAAAGTCTTGATCCTATGACCCCTGGTCCCTACACTCCACAG CCACCTGATTTGTATGATACCAACACTTCCCTCAGTATGTCACATGATGCTTCAGTCTATCAAGATGAGAGCAATTTGTCTGCTATGGACACTCCCATCACTACCCCAGAGAAGCGAGGAACTCAG ATGCGCCAGGGGCGAGGTAGGCTGGGTGAGGAAGACTCTGACGTAGATATTGAAGGGTTTGATGAGGATGATGATGGGAAACCTAAGACTCCAGCCCCA GAAGTTGAAGATGCAGATGGTGACCTTGCTGATGAAGAAGAAGGATCAGCCCAGCAGACGCAGGCCAGTGTCCTCTATGAAGATTTGCTCATGTCAGATGGAGAGGACGATGATGATGGGAGTGATGAAGAGGGAGATAATCCTTTCTCAT CTATCCAACTGAGTGAGAGTGGCAGCGACTCAGATGTGGAGCCCAATGCAGTGAGACCTAAACAACCTCATGTTCTTCAAGAGAACACACGAATGGGCATGGACAATGAAGAAAGCATGATGTCGTATGAAGGAGATGGTGGGGAGACATCTCATGTTATGGAGGACAGTAATATCAG ttATGGCAGCTACGAAGAACCAGACCCAAAGTCCAACACAAGAGATACTAGTTTCAGCAGTATTGGAGGGTATGAGATctcagaagaggaggaggaggaagagcagcagcgCTGTGGGCCGAGTGTATTAAGTCAGGTCCATCTGTCTGAAGATGAAGAAGACAGTGAGGACTTTCATTCTATTGCAGGAGACAGTGACCTGGACTCAGATGAATAA